The following coding sequences are from one Bos taurus isolate L1 Dominette 01449 registration number 42190680 breed Hereford chromosome 26, ARS-UCD2.0, whole genome shotgun sequence window:
- the FHIP2A gene encoding FHF complex subunit HOOK interacting protein 2A (The RefSeq protein has 1 non-frameshifting indel compared to this genomic sequence), which produces MFSKFTSILQHAVEALAPSLPLQEDFVYHWKAITHYYIETSDDKAPVTDTNIPSHLEQMLVILVQEENEREFGETGPCMEYLLHHKILETLYTLGKADCPPGMKQQVLVFYTKLLGKIRQPLLPHINVHRPVQKLIRLCGEVLATPTENEEIQFLCIVCAKLKQDPYLVNFFLENKFKSLVSQGGPNAISEDVLKSQDSLSTDTGQSCQAEEPLGASGTEHTDLGDQPSHQMGDLSTSLENLSVTALPEATVVRPNQDYNLVNSLLNLTRSPDGRIAVKACEGLMLLVSLPEPAAAKCLTQSTCLCELLTDRLASLYKALPQSVDPLDIETVEAVNWGLDSYSHKEDASAFPGKRALISFLSWFDYCDQLIKEAQKTAAVALAKAVHERFFIGVMEPQLMQTSEMGILTSTALLHRIVRQVTSDILLQEMVFFILGEQREPETLAEISRHPLRHRLIEHCDHISDEISIMTLRMFEHLLQKPNEHILYNLVLRNLEERNYTEYKPVCPEDKDVVENGLIAGAVDLEEDPLFTDISPDNTLSNQEWLSSSPPATPDHPKTDGKTEVHKIVNSFLCLVPDEAKSSYHVEGTGYDTYLRDAHRQFRDYCAICLRWEWPGSPKALERCNLEAAFFEGHFLKVLFDRMGRILDQPYDVNLQVTSVLSRLSLFPHPHIHEYLLDPYVNLASGCRSLFSVIVRVVGDLMVRIQRIQDFTPKLLLVRKRLLGLEPEGPVIDHITLLEGVIVLEEFCKELAAIAFVKYHAASTP; this is translated from the exons CTTGCACCTTCTCTTCCTTTACAAGAAGATTTTGTTTACCACTGGAAGGCAATTACCCATTACTATATAGAGACTTCAG atgatAAAGCCCCGGTGACAGATACAAATATTCCATCTCATCTGGAACAGATGTTAGTTATCTTAGTACAAGAAGAAAATGAACGGGAATTTGGAGAGACGGGGCCATGTATGGAATATTTACTTCATCACAAGATCTTGGAAACATTATATACCTTAGGGAAAGCTGAT TGTCCTCCAGGAATGAAACAGCAAGTCTTGGTGTTCTATACCAAACTCCTGGGGAAAATCCGGCAGCCACTGCTCCCGCACATCAACGTGCACAGGCCCGTGCAG AAGCTGATTCGACTGTGTGGTGAAGTCCTTGCAACGccaacagaaaatgaagaaattcagTTTCTCTGCATTGTGTGTGCAAAGCTGAAACAAGATCCCTATTTGGTTAATTTTTTCCTGGAG AACAAGTTTAAATCATTGGTTTCCCAAGGAGGCCCAAATGCAATTTCAGAAGATGTATTAAAAAGTCAAGATTCCTTGTCAACAGATACAGGCCAGTCCTGTCAGGCAGAGGAACCGCTGGGCGCTTCTGGAACGGAAGATCAGCCTTCTCATCAGATGGGTGACCTGTCCACGAGCTTGGAAAACCTCAGTGTCACTGCACTCCCAGAGGCTACAGTTGTTCGTCCAAACCAGGATTACAACCTAGTGAATTCTTTGTTAAATCTTACTAGAAGTCCT GATGGCCGAATAGCCGTGAAAGCCTGCGAGGGCTTGATGCTCTTAGTGAGCCTGCCGGAGCCAGCCGCCGCCAAGTGCCTCACGCAGAGCACATGCTTGTGCGAACTGCTCACCGACAGGCTCGCCTCCCTGTACAAGGCCCTACCTCAGTCAGTGGACCCCTTAGATAttgaaacagtggaagcagttaACTGGGG CTTGGACTCATATAGTCATAAAGAAGATGCTTCAGCATTTCCCGGAAAAAGAGCCTTAATTTCATTTCTCTCCTGGTTTGATTATTGTGATCAACTCATAAAGGAAGCACAAAAG ACTGCTGCTGTTGCTCTTGCCAAAGCTGTTCATGAAAGATTTTTTATTGGTGTTATGGAACCTCAGCTAATGCAAAC TTCTGAGATGGGTATTCTGACATCAACTGCTCTGCTCCATCGCATTGTTCGGCAAGTAACCTCCGACATTTTGCTTCAAGAAATGGTGTTTTTCATCCTTGGAGAACAGAGGGAACCAGAAACTCTGGCAGAAATTAGCAGACATCCTTTAAGACACAGGTTAATTGAACACTGTGATCACATATCTGATGAG ATCAGCATAATGACATTAAGAATGTTTGAACATCTTTTACAAAAACCCAATGAGCACATTCTTTACAACTTGGTCCTAAGAAATCTTGAAGAAAGAAACTATACAGAATATAAACCTGTGTGCCCAGAAGATAAAGATGTAGTGGAGAATGGATTAATAGCAGGAGCAGT AGATCTGGAAGAAGATCCCTTATTTACTGACATTTCACCAGATAACACTTTGTCAAATCAAGAGTGGCTTAGTTCCTCACCTCCTGCTACTCCAGACCACCCCAAAACCGATGGGAAAACTGAAGTCCACAAAATTGTAAATAG TTTTCTCTGTCTGGTCCCAGATGAAGCAAAATCGTCCTACCACGTGGAGGGCACTGGATATGACACCTACCTCCGAGACGCTCACAGGCAG TTCCGGGACTACTGTGCTATCTGCTTAAGATGGGAGTGGCCTGGCTCTCCAAAAGCATTGGAAAGGTGCAATTTAGAAGCAGCTTTTTTTGAAGGTCATTTTTTGAAAGTCTTATTTGACAGGATGGGAAGAATTCTTGATCAG CCATATGATGTCAACTTACAAGTAACATCGGTGTTATCTAGactttctctcttccctcatcCACACATACATGAGTACCTCTTGGACCCTTATGTGAACCTTGCGTCTGGCTGTAGATCTCTATTCTCTGTAATCGTCAGG GTTGTTGGAGACCTCATGGTTCGAATCCAGCGTATTCAAGACTTTACTCCCAAGCTTCTACTAGTCAGAAAGCGATTACTTGGTCTGGAACCTGAAGGACCTGT GATTGACCACATCACCTTGTTGGAGGGTGTGATTGTGCTGGAAGAGTTCTGTAAGGAGCTGGCGGCCATCGCCTTCGTGAAATACCACGCAGCCTCCACACCCTAA